ATAACCCGAAAAAAATTGATATTATGCGTGAAGCGGGTATCAACGTCGTTGAACGTGTGCCACTAATTGTTGGACGAAATCCTAGCAATGAACATTATTTAGATGTGAAAGCACAAAAAATGGGTCATATGTTATTTAAGCACCAATAATTACTCCTCTCAATTAGGAAGGGTGTCCCTTGCCCTTCCTATTATTCTTGCCTAAATTCCCATTTTCATCATAACAATCGAATCCCTAACATTTGACGAGTGCTATATTCACATTCTTTTTATAAGGTTTATACTGTTCGCAACTTAATACCATTCATAATTAAATACATCGAAAAATAAGAGTGGAACATTCCCACATAATAATCCGAATGGGAAATGTCTATTTTTCGTCTACCAAGGAGATAGTGTGAATAACCTGCATTCCATCCAGCGCATGAGAAGACTGCGTAAAAGTGAACAATTCCGCGACCTATTCCAAGAAACCCACCTCTCCATCAATGACTTGTGCTTGCCAATTTTCGTAGAAGAAGGCTTAGACGATTACGCACCGATAGCGAGTATGCCTGGCGTTGTGCGTATTCCAGAAAAACGCTTAGCCTATGAAATTGAACGTATTGCAAAAGCGGGCATTAAGTCTGTTATGACCTTCGGTGTGTCTCATCACTTAGATGAAAATGGTAGCGATGCATGGCAAGACAATGGTCTGGTTGCACGTATGTCTCGTATCTGTAAAGAGACCGTCCCAGAAATGATTGTGATGTCAGACACTTGTTTCTGCGAATACACGTCTCACGGTCACTGCGGTGTGATGCACGGTGATGTGGTTGATAACGACCAAACTATCCATAATTTAGGTTTGCAGGCCGTTGCAGCTGCGCGTGCGGGTGCTGATTTTATCGCCCCTTCAGCTGCGATGGATGGACAAGTTTCCGCAATTCGCCATGCGCTTGATGAAGCTGGATTTACCGATACCGCGATTATGTCTTACTCCACGAAGTTCGCTTCCGCTCTGTATGGCCCTTTCCGTGATGCCGCAGGTTCATGTTTGAAAGGTGATCGTAAAACTTACCAAATGAACCCAATGAACCGCCGTGAAGCACTGCACGAGTCGCTGATTGATATGCAAGAAGGCGCAGATGCGCTGATGGTAAAACCAGCAGGGGCTTATTTAGATATTATCCGTGACCTGCGTGAGTGTACCCAATTGCCTATTGGTGCTTATCAAGTCAGTGGTGAATACGCCATGATCAAATTTGCTGCGCAAGCAGGTGCGATTGATGAAACTCGCGTCACGTTAGAAAGCTTAGGGTCGATTAAACGTGCTGGAGCTGATTTAATCTTTACTTATTTCGCACTGCAATTAGCTGAAAATAAGATCCTGTAATCTCTATTTAGGATAACAAAACGCCGATACTGGATATAAATACAGTATCGGCGTTTTTGTTCATTTCCGCTTATTTATTCAACAATATGAGCATTAACTTGCCTTTTTTTGTTGAAATTCTAGCTGCTCGGATAGACGGTCTGCATACATTTGGGCGGTTTCTGGGGTCAGTAATCCTGCAATTAGAAGATCTTTTTTACCATTTGCAAGGTCAGCAACGACGCCCCACGTTTCGATATCCATTGCTTCACAATCAAGTTCGTGATCGGTAACAGGCAAAATATCAAAGAAATCTTTTAGTGGTGCAATAGAAATTGCGGTGTACCCGGCATTTAAGCCTAATGGGAACTCTTTATCTGCATATAATCTTAAATCATGGACTTCTGTCTCTGGGGTTCTCATTACAACTGAATAGAGGTTCGGAATATGTTCTAAAATGTCACGAACTTCGTCATTCGCACCCGCACAATGTGAAGTGCTTAATAGAATGTCTGCCGCCCATAATGCACCCTTGAAAAAATCAG
The Providencia alcalifaciens DNA segment above includes these coding regions:
- the hemB gene encoding porphobilinogen synthase; the protein is MNNLHSIQRMRRLRKSEQFRDLFQETHLSINDLCLPIFVEEGLDDYAPIASMPGVVRIPEKRLAYEIERIAKAGIKSVMTFGVSHHLDENGSDAWQDNGLVARMSRICKETVPEMIVMSDTCFCEYTSHGHCGVMHGDVVDNDQTIHNLGLQAVAAARAGADFIAPSAAMDGQVSAIRHALDEAGFTDTAIMSYSTKFASALYGPFRDAAGSCLKGDRKTYQMNPMNRREALHESLIDMQEGADALMVKPAGAYLDIIRDLRECTQLPIGAYQVSGEYAMIKFAAQAGAIDETRVTLESLGSIKRAGADLIFTYFALQLAENKIL